A window of Cheilinus undulatus linkage group 23, ASM1832078v1, whole genome shotgun sequence genomic DNA:
CATgatatatctcagaaaggaagtgccataATGTCGCAATAACATATTTCTTGTTttagattttcaaaataaacatttcagtttattcataaacaaagctTAGCAGTTAAAGTCATTAAATAACCAAATTGCAAGCAGACTAAGCAacaattcataaataaaacagagaaaaaggtcagggGTCTCATCCGTGACTAAATTATGTATAAACCCCTTTAAAAGTAGTAACATAAATGCTGGCCTactttagctatattagctttagctaaaggtaaaatatctcttctagctacataattaatgttactacataatccagtgtagcttagttagctttaacaacatGAGCCttggctaacatagctaacatagcaaccTAGATAGcatacctatgtagcttacatagctgctttgtgagtttagcttcaactacatagctatgttatctttagctaggttagctttagcaacctAAGCTCTTGCaactgtagctaaagcttactaGGCTACACTCTGAACCCGAATtagttaacattactaataAGCATGAGTAAACCGATTGCCTTATGccactttagtttttacacaagCTGATACTAAAGATGTCAAGTTGTATTAACATAGAACCCTAATTTTATGCAGTAGGCATATTAAGTGTATATTAGTAGTCTTTACTAAAATCATTAGTTCACATAAATGAAGTCTAAGTTGTATGAAATAACAATGCTAAGTTTaacttacataaaaatatatgaaactagaaaagcactcagaaagcacagacctccaccattagccctacccccaacagtgaagaattcttcaaaaacattcctggatccagacagtgatccggatcatttccaaaatctaatttgctgattactccctccctggtggggcgGAGACaaggtgaggcaaagcattggctttgctacatgtggacagtcatggtggaagcgttgcctgctggtgccaacagatgcactgacagtctcacccatggtttttgaaaattttgagaaaGGCCCCCTCCCCCCTCTTAAAGAACTAAGCATActaagttatctcagcttaacatgatcattgcattgcatctttcagctgaataataCAGACGACTGAtttgatttagtaatgtcaatgtttttttttaaaaacaagaaagaataATTAATGATTGTTCAAAagttttattagaaaaaaaatcagggttTACAGTGTACACAGATAACttagatacatagcttacatagctggtTAAtaaacttagctttagctatgtaactaaaaatatttaaaaatatttcccaGCATTCAAAGAAGACATGATAGACTACTTTCAGAGGTGTTTGTCTGACAAAAACTCGACCATGACAGAAGGAACCTTATAAAAGCAATTCCAGAAATTCTGCTGTCTTTTCTTGGTCCATCGTCAAACTAAATGGGCTGCAACAAAGTGGAACACTATCCTGTGGGGTTACGGgtcaaaatttgactttatgTCTAGAAATCATGGACACCCTATTCTCTGTGGTAAAGAGGAGAGTATGTGTTAGTGTAGGGGTGCTTAGTGCACATGGGCTTGGCAACCTGCACAGCTGTAAAGGCATTATGAATGCTGAACCATATGTAGAGGACCTGGAGCAATGTATGTGTTTCCACCAACCAGTCCAGTATGTTCAGTACATTCTGTTACAGTAAAacctgatcttgcttgtgttaCCACTTTTCTTGGCAGGATGTAAAATATACAGATTagaatatggagttggccctctttgtacaagattttggagtgtttatGTGGGAATTTGTggccattcattctgtagagcaattgtgaggtcaggcactgacgCTGgttgagaaggcctggctcacaatctccattctagttcatcccaaaggtgctcggtggggttaaggtcagtcaggttcttccacaccaaactcatcaaaccatgtctttacagtttttacagtccttgctttttatactggggcacagtcaaagttaaaagcatagcattgtccagaatgtcttgcattgctgaagcattcagattggtcttcactgaagataaggggtctagtccaaactctgaaaacagccccataccattatcccttctccaccaaacttctGACGCTTagcactggacttggtgatgggACGCTTGAACGTAGCTCAGTCGTCACTTGGTAAGACCTCAGTGTTAAACCACATTCTGCATGCATTTCAACAGTATGGCTACACAGTAAAAGTGTTTATAACAATGTGAAACAGAATGCAACAGAGGAGATCCTGAGGAGAATAGCTGAAACCCTAAATTAAGCAAGAATGGTCAAACGCCCGCTTCAAGAACTACGCAAACCGGTCTGCCTTGTTCCTGAAGCACAAAATGTTAGGAGAACAATGCGAGGCAACCAAGTTGTAAACACGACCCTGCCCCAATCTATTTGAATCAGGATAAAGGcagcaaattcaaaatttgatacattttctTAGTTTTAACATTAGAAATGCTGTCTTTGTACGATTTTCAATTAAgcatgtttcagtgtttttgaattCATCACATTCTGTTTTCGTtcatattttacacaatgtAGTAACTTTTGAGGAAATTTAGTAGTGAAAATGAACATGAATGGTTAAAAACCACTGAAACTGGACACAGTCCTTGTGTGAGACCAGGACCACAGTGTTCCTCGCCAAGTCTGAGCAGATTTTAGTTTGTCTTGTCTGGCTCACTGAATTCAACCTTCACTTGTTATCCTGGCTGCCCTTGTAGGAAAGGGACTCTTTTGATACTTGTTGATACTTGATGTCCTTGTATTTTAGTAGCAAACAAAATGTTTTACCTTTGGTACTGAGAGAGAATAGGGAACCTGACTATACCACGTCTGAATGTGGTCTTTTTATCTTGCTGatctaaaaaatgtgtttaaaatgtcaggtATGTAGAAAATGTAAGCAATTACATCATCAAACTATCGGGGGGTCAGatagatttggatttttttcccctaaataaatagaatcatcatttagaaattgcatttctctctttgtgagagattaaaattggtttgatgatccaaacatttaagtgtgataaatatgcaaaaaaaaaaaaaaaaaaaaaaaaaatcaggactCAGAAATGAGGCACAAACTTTTTCACTGCATTGTATATGAGCATCATGTTgctattggatttttttgatcAGTTCACCTTTAAACACCATGGAAAATACCTCATTGAACAGGTCGTAACAGTGCtacttacagtcatggacgaaagtattggcacccctggaatttttccagaaaatacaccatttctcccagaaattgttgcaattacaaatgtttttggtatacatgtgtttatttcatttatgtgcattggaacaacacaaaaaatttgaaaaaaagacaaaattgacataattttacacaaaaatcaaaaaatgggccagacaaaattattggcaccctcaacttaatacttggttgcacacccttggaaaaaaataactgaaaccaatcacttcctataaccatcaacaagcttcccTTCACTTCTAAACTGGATTTTTGGACCagtcttcttttgcaaactactccaggtctctcagatttgaagggtgccttcttgcaacagcagttttgagatctcttcataggtgttcaatgggatttagatctggactcattgctggccacttcagaactctccagcgctttgtctccaaccatttcttggtgctttttgaggtatgtttcaggtcattgtcctgctggaacacccatgacctctgatgcagacccagctttctgacactagtcCCTACATTGCGggccaaaattttttgataatCTCCAGATTTcttgattccttgcacacagtcaaggcacccagtgcgagaggcaacaaaataaccccaaaacatccttgaacctccaccatgtttgactgtaggtactgtgttcttttctttgttggcctcattccattttctgtaaacagtagaatgacgtgcttttccacaaagctctaccttagtctcatctgtccacaaaatgttctcccagaaggattgaggcttactcaggtacatttttgcaaactccagtctggcttttttatgtctctttgtcaacagtggggttctcctcagtctcctgccatagtgctttctctcattcagattatgacgtatggtccgagctgacacttttgcaccctgagtctgcaggacagcctgaatttgtgtggaagttgactgaggatgtttatccaccattctaactatcctgcgttgcattcttttgtcagttgttctcttccgtccacatccagggaggttAGCCACAGtcccatgggttataaacttcttgattatattacgcacagtggacaaaggaatttaaagatctctggagatggtcttgaaaccttgaggttgttcatatttttccacaattttgcttcctaagtcctcagacggttcttggctcttctttctcttctccatgcttggtgtgacacacacaggcacacagcacaaaggctgagtcagcTTTTAtgcattctaactggcttcaggagggatttctagattgccagcacctgttactgccacaggtgagtttaaatgagcatcacatgcttgaaataaaatgatttacccacagttttaaaagggtgccaatgaataggtccagcccattttttgagttttgcgtaaaattatgtcaattttgtcttttttcttctgattttttcatgttgttccaatgcacataaaggaaataaacacgtgtaaaccaaaaacatttgtaattgcaacaatttctgggagaaatggtgtattttctggaaaaattcaagGGGTGCCAATACCCCATGACTGTATAGCCTGAACCTACTGGCTTTGTATGTTAGCATTTCCTCTGTGGCTAAATGTAAATGGATAGTTGACAagtagtgaaatagggatcacctgagttcagtgaatgtgtgtaAAGCAACTGTAGTATAAAAACATATGTGTCTGGGATGTTCAGTCATTGGTTTATCAGCATTGCTGGCTACCATGAACATAACAGAAGCAAATCAGAGGAAAGGTTATGAAAAGTATAATTCatgggatggatacaaaaaaatttttCATGTtgctggcagcatcatgttgcaggggtgcttctcagcagccagccctgaaaggcttgtaaagctagagggtaaaatgagaGCGACAAAATATAGGAATCCTGGGGGACAATgctattcagtctgcaagagaactacagcttggaggaggatttattttctgaagcatacagcgaattATATCAACTATCATCGTAGAAATAATGCAGGGGGAATACTGTTATGGGCACTGTACATTTGGTCTAGAAGAAAGGCATCGTTGGTCTCTTTTATAGTCTGAGTTCTAGAAATTTGTGGCCTCCAAAATTGAATTAGATCATCAATGAGTCAGAGcagaaatttgtgttaaaaaaatctcttaaagtgTTCTTGACACTACATTAAAATGAATGGTGCATGTACTTAGAGGCAGAACCAGAAAAAACATGATGCCTCTGGCCTCGGCTGTGTAGAGGTATACAGATTGATTGTAGGGACAGCAGGCCTCAAACTAACAGAGTCCTGAACATGACAATAAATGACATTCATGGTACTGTCGTATTGCAGATTCTTAGCAGGCATCACCTTTTGTCTAAGGCAGTCTCTACTAATCAAACCTGTACTGTGTGGGAGAAAAACCAGACAAAGCCCCTAAGGCAAAACAAACATCTGGCTAAAAGTACAAGAAGTCAAGACGATGCAAATCAGTATCCACAGTGAGTATAACCTCTGTtgtcaaaaaaaacattgacacCTGAAGCTGAAGGACAGCTCCCAAACAAACAAGCGTTTCTAGTGCAACAAGCTTTTAGCAGAaacttttctgctgtttttcagcTAAGATTCTGATGGAGGTCCCACAGATGTAAATGTTTTGCTTagtctaaaataaataaaggtggGGGAGCGTTAACATATGaataataaagaaagaaagagtcGACCAGCAGTTAGTGGGGCGAGACAAGAAACAAGAAATGTAGAGAAGATGTGGGTTAGGCACCTCAAAGTAAATGCTGTAAATTTCCACCAAAGGTAATTAAAAGTGTTACGTAACAAAAGAATATGGTGGGAATCTGAAGAAAACTGAAGAACAGCAATGGGTgtgtaaagaaatgaaaaagggGTGGTTAGAGAAAGTATAGAATACAGCATTCACTTCCTGTTGagcaaaagggttaaaaagtttTCCTAGGCTCCCACACTCACAGAGGACAAGTAGGCGTCCCTCCTCATTGTTGAGACAGCTGGCTTAGAGGATCTCTGTGCACACTTTAACCCATCTTAACATCATCCAAGACCAACACAGGTAACAAAATATTCCATGGTATTATTAAAGATTTTTCTTAATATGAAGGGTGATAAGACAATATAGAAGGTATGaatgaaatctttttttatttatttatttttacctctttgtactgttactttaaaatgttttttttttattctcgTGCCATGAGCTCAGACTGATGACACAAAACTACTTAGTAAATAATCTGCTATACTAAGAATTATTAATTTCTCAACTTTAGTGGTCAGTAGTTAAAATGTGGCCTCATATGCATACATGTTTGTGGATGCATAATTGACTTCGACATTATGTGCCTACTGTCCCTTTAATTTTCTGTTAAAATGCCCTTAGATTGGTTTCAGCGGCAGTTGACATAAACTAGTTTGAATCTATTTTAAGCCACAGAGGAAACTTTTGCAGTTGCAGATAAGACACTGGGCTGACTGGTACTGAATATTCAGGAATGTTTTCTGTCATGGGAATACAGCTAAGGTCAAGCCAGGGAACATTTTCATGTGGTCGAAGCAGGTTGTCAGAGGGTATCTGAGACAGACACAGCTAAGGTAGAGTTTCAAAACTCTCTATTCTAATTTTGGctctttcttttgctttttcaaacGATTCAGCTGCAGGATTTCTCATGCTGATCCAGCATCTAGCAGCTTTTGCACTAATACAGATTATCACAGCAGGAATGATTTGGCTCTCTGACTTCTCAAAATAAAGCTTCACTTATCATTATATTATCTATTAAAGGGACGGAAAATATCAAAACAAGCTAATAGATCCACATGTAAATTCGTTAAGTGCATTAGTTTGGTTTTCATTTTACAGTCCAAGAGATGGatctaataaaaacacattatttagTAACTATCAGgtatattttcatgtttcaggcagtgttgttattattgttactatgtATTGAAAGCTTTTTTGATGCTCAATAAAGTTTGGTTTATTAATAGAGGGCAATCACACATAAATATAGGATAAGATAAGACTTTATTGATGCCAGAGGGGAAAATATTTGGAATtacttaaaatacatttaaaaatattcatcagAATTTGATTTGTTTGCAACAAGTGGTATACAATGATTTTTGGGTTAAGTGGGGAGGTTTTTATGTTGCATaattcagtgaaaaaaaaaactttgtatattgaaaatgcatttatgctaagaaaaacaaactttaccATTCTAGTTAGTGTTCAAACACATTTACATAATTGTATTATTGACAGTTTTCTACTACCATGTAGCTATAATTGGTATTATTATCCCATAACAGCTGTTAAagtgttttcctgcagttttaatGTGTCATTGACTTATTTTAGCTGCTTTAATGCTGTTTCTGTGGTAAATTCCTGACATCATCGGCCAACCTACATGAAATCAATGTataatatttgatttaaagggGGAAATGAAACTTCTGTGTGTACCTTGTCTTTACCCTGCAGACACTGAGGATGGCGGTGAACTGGCCAGGACTGTTGTCCATAGGAGTGTTTTACCTGATCGTACTGGGCACAGGTATCTGGGCATCCAGGAAGTCCAAACGAGAGGAGAAGAAGTGCAGCGGGAACCGCAGTGAAGTTACCATGGTTGGAGGGCGGAACCTTAACATCTGGGTCAGCATCTTTACTATGACAGGTAGAATTACAACAGTGATAAATAAGAATGTGTCAGGTTAGCCACATCAGTCCTCGTGGTTTATCAATGGCTGGAGGGGAAAGGTTGTAAGGTTTTTAGAGGAATGCATGTCATTCCATGTATTTACAATGGGTGAATGTTGAGTCATTTGCTGTCTTCCATTATTATTGTGATTGCAGGACCTAAATGTGTTACTGATGAGTGTtcactgatatttttttaaacagactggaacattttattaacattttatattcagacaaagactaaaaataaaaataaggctGCATAGAACACAATAatgatttggcaccagattcgggcaatgacaaaatattttgaCTAAAACGTTAGcacttttaatggactaaaactggactaaaagaTGAAGgtcaaaaatgacttaaatgtaaCCAAAACTAATGAACgttttattctttaaactgaaaaaaacaaacaaacaaaaaaaaaaaaactaggcgTCAAAATGAACACTATTATCTTTAATAGTGGTAATAACAGAATAAACCAATAAGGCAATCTCCATCTTCTACAATGGCATGCTGACGAGTCTTTAGACAAGACACTTCACCTCGATTTGCTGCCTCAGTGGTGTGTGactgtgtatgaatgggattggTTAATACTGGGCTGTCAAATGAGTAagattttttaaccaatttttttttttttgtcttaaacctaatctgacatgtcagataaactgttttatatatcattgcatggatgtatttcacatttataagggaaacctcccatagaaagtgtttgggaagggcaggacttttcaaagcattctcagaaggtgattggatgaaggctctgtctgtcacattcattacaggccaatcagagcgacaagaaaaaatgaggttctaggcatgcacagctccgactgtaacctgagctcaacaaACAGGGGCTGTCGTAGTTTATGGATGGTGGAGCTTGtttgtggataaaactcatgctgaggccagtCGGGAGAAGTAACACAAAAATTCCTCTGCCAATAAAAGGTTTCAGTGTGGATGTTTGCTCTTGCTTTAGTAAAGCAATGtggccaagttctgataaaactggcgttaTACTATAGCTATGTTCAAGCAAAACGCTACACAGTGATGGCAGTCACTGCGACCCTCTTCCAGttcaactaaaccctgccctcATTCCATTTAAATGATGCTTTGATGCAAAGCCTTTGTCATCCATGTATGATTGTGGTGTAAAAAGCTCTGAGAGTCAGACGACTAGAGAAGCCCTGCTAAAGCTCAAGTCGATTCACCGAAGACAAGCGTTGCTTGGATGTATGAGCTTGTTTCCTTTCCTTGTTACTGTTATTATAGTTGCTCTGCTCCTCTGTAAACAGATTTCTATTCTTGTCTCTTGATGTTTTGCAGCCACCTGGGTGGGAGGAGGCTACATTTTGGGTAATGCTGAAGTGGTCTATGATCCAACTAAAGGGTTAGTGTGGGCAACTGGACCCATTGCCTTCGCCATCAACATGGTTGTGGGTGAGTACAGTCATAAGTTCTTTTTTGGTTATTAAATGGTGAAGTGAAGCCCTTCTTACTAGGCTTGCTGccatattttaattatttcctTGTATTTTGTCTATAACTTTTGTCCACTGTAATTGAGGATATTTACTCTAGGACTATTTTCTGCCCGCTCACATTTACTGTAGTCTATATTTTAAAGGGCTTTCTTTGtccttgttgtttttgtgtgactGCAGGTGCACTCTTCTTTGTCACACCAATCCGGTCCAAGAACTACGTCACCCTCATGGACCCGTTTCAAGAGAAATATGGCAACACCGTCGCTGCCTTTCTATTCATTCCAGCTCTCATTGGTGATATCTTGTGGATAGCATGCATCCTTGGTGCACTGGGTAAGTTGGGAATTGTTTCTCTTCGTTGTGTTGCCAAGtgcatttttcagtttttttccagcAGCTGTCTTTAAGTTTGGATATATTTGTGGGTGTATagccttttttatgtttgtggttACAGGAGGAACAGTTAGCGTAGTCATGGATAtctcctccccactggctgtgagcatctctgctgctgtggcaATCATCTATACGTTAATGGGAGGACTGTACTCTGTGGCGTACACCGATGTCATCCAGCTTTTGCTCATGCTCCTTGGCTTGGTAGATACCCTATATTTTTGGGGAAATTCATAGCTTTAATCGCTCATTTACTATGGGATGCATTGCCATCAAACTGCTATTCATAAGGTTTATTCAAACAGTAAATCACCTCTTTTATTTCACTGATTGGTTGCATAcaaggagggagaaaagctgttaaaagtggacTTGTGAGCTGCTGCCAAAGCATTCAGGGACTGCTCACAGCATTAACCAGGGaagccacttttaacagtttttcccCCTCATCATGTGGAACTCAAAATAGCAAGCAAGTAAGCAGCAGAAGTGGTCAAAACTAAACAACCCATCTCTGGTATGTGGCCTGGGGGGAGGATGAAGGTTTGCATTGTTTGGGGAGCTTAAATGGAAAgctgatggaaaaaaataatcacgGTTCACCTCGAgtaaacagcagaaaacatgaCTGAGATACGGCAACAGAGCGGCAGCTTTAAGTTGCAGTTCAACCTTCCTTGTACAAGAGCTTTTGACATAACAAGTCCTGGTTGTCATGGTGATCCTGTATAAATCAAGAATTCCctttatttaaaatctgttggaattttttaaattaatgtgattATATTAAACAATGAAGtagtctgtttaaaaaaaatcaatgtagaCGTTGCAGTGAGAAAAATTGTACATAACATTCATTTGAAGCAGACATTTGTTTTTCTGGAAAATGGTTCAATAGCTTAGCAGGGAATTTAAAGTAGAGATCCACTGTCTTCATACGATGATTTCAAACTTGATAATGCAGCAACCTTTggtgtttaaaaataaagtcagcATGAAAACTGCAATTCCTCAGGTGTCCACCTGGGGGCTACTTGCTTGCAAAATCCCCAAACAGGCTTTAGGCGATTCTCCCTGAAAATTGTCGGCTATTTTTCCTCTACTAAATGCTAGTATcttgtattttatctcaaaaCTTTTTGCTTAAAGTAAATTAACTAATTTTACCTTAAATgcttttttctgtgttaaaatgtgctGAAGTTGCTGAAGACACGTTAGCTCGCTAGTTGATGCTAGCCTCAGCTAGTGTgctgctagcatgctaacagtacaATAGTCGCTATTTTGCCAGTTCTTAGGTGGCGCCAGTAGTAAACTGTTTTTGAGTATACTTCTCAGTGTTAACACCCTCAGCATTGAACATATGTAGTAGTTAGTACAGAAATATGCCATTTGGGACACGCCATATGTCTTTCCACAATACTTACATTGGCTATAGCATCACTTGGCTTTATCATTGACATATTTTTGGTCTGAGCTACATTGGCTAAAGAAGCATTAAGCTAGCATGAGCGTTGGTCTGTAAACAGACAATAAATGTAAGTTATTTTTGTCGCAGCTACAGCTTTTACTGCTAAGGCTCAAacatgtttcacatttttatttaatttttatttttccttttcggtttccttttcctgtctttcttcaacTGTTAGCCCTGCCTGGTTGAAACACGGGGGAGGGGAAGGAGTGGTTGCTCTGCCTACTAGGCTGCAAAACATCAGCTTGTTGGCATTAGCATCGTTACCATGACGTGAACACTTGGCTCAACGCACCACTGTTTATATTTGTAACTCGTATCTTGTTTCCCTCCTTTTATCAGTGGCTCTGTGTGCCTTTTATCTTGACAAGCCCCAGCTCTGCCAACTTCACTGTTGCTGCAGTCACCAAGGTGTACCAGGAACCATGGCTTGGCACGCTAGAGCTGGAACAATCAGGTCGATGGATAGACGACGTACTGCTTATAGTAATGGACAAACTTAACATCCCTTAAGAAAATATCCAAGAAAGGATAGCCGAATCCCGTACGCTTACTTTCTTAAAATGTCCCGTCTTTATTTCTATCCTAGGCCTTTGGAGGGATCTGCTACCAAGCCTTCTACCAGAGAGTCCTGTCTACAGCCACGGATTCCCAAGCTAAGCTCACTTGCTATGCTGGAGCAGTGTTATGTCCAATCCTCGGCATCCCATCCATTATTATTGGGGCAGCAGCAGCATCTACCAGTACCAAGTTTTAACTATCTTCTTACTATTAGGTTTATTTTGCAGTTAAGGTATTCCTAATAATCTCTGATGAAATCCCTCTCTAACATTACCCTAtaactcatatttttttctttacatgtgATTAATATCTGTCAGATTGGAACCAGACCACCTTTGGTACACCGAGCCCGTAtgaacagggtaaatctggtATGATCTTGCCGATTGCCCTCCAGCATCTTTGCCCCTTCTTCGTTTCACTGATTGGGATGGGAGCGCTTGCTGCCtctgtgatgtcatcagtgGACTCTGCACTTTTGTCTGCGGCATCCCAGCTGGGTCGAAACATCTTTAAGAACATCGTCTACAAACAGGTATGATTAGAATTTATACTAACTATACCTCAGGAGGGATTAGTGGGGATAGTGGGGGAATTATATAACATAGTCACAAAAAAGCAACTGAGACTACCCTATGTTGCTATGCTTTGGCCTAAAATAGTCACAAATTTTGaggtttatttttgtcaaaacagcTGCTCAGCATTTTGGCTGTGCACAAAATGAGTGATCACAGCAAAGAAAAATCGATTCTTTTGGTGCAGTGGTGTCATTATTAAGAACTGTCTTTGCACAGCTGTGTAGCTCTTTCTAGTTTTCATAACACAGAGTTAGCAATCCAGTCAAATAGCAGTATGGTAGTAAAGTCTTAAGCTTCTGGTAACATTGATAGTTGCAAAGTACAGACCCACAGTTTTCAGTCAGTTTGCCAAGAGCAAAGCAGCAAGAAAAAATGAGATAGTAGACATGTGCAGCTCATTGAGCTACCTTGAGCTCTATAGACTAATGCTGCCATAGTGTGTGAGCGGCAGAGCTTCTTGGTGAATAAAAATTAATGCTGTTCGGGAGacttgcaaaaacatcttctcagccaagcttttggtgtggctcatcgctcttgttttaataaataaatgtggcccagtactgacaaaactgccacttTTCCTACAG
This region includes:
- the LOC121505272 gene encoding high-affinity choline transporter 1-like isoform X1; amino-acid sequence: MAVNWPGLLSIGVFYLIVLGTGIWASRKSKREEKKCSGNRSEVTMVGGRNLNIWVSIFTMTATWVGGGYILGNAEVVYDPTKGLVWATGPIAFAINMVVGALFFVTPIRSKNYVTLMDPFQEKYGNTVAAFLFIPALIGDILWIACILGALGGTVSVVMDISSPLAVSISAAVAIIYTLMGGLYSVAYTDVIQLLLMLLGLWLCVPFILTSPSSANFTVAAVTKVYQEPWLGTLELEQSGRWIDDVLLIAFGGICYQAFYQRVLSTATDSQAKLTCYAGAVLCPILGIPSIIIGAAAASTNWNQTTFGTPSPYEQGKSGMILPIALQHLCPFFVSLIGMGALAASVMSSVDSALLSAASQLGRNIFKNIVYKQATEKMIIVVVKVSVFLCGLMGAGLAMTTRSIHLFWIVSADVLYSMMTPQVACIFYLKKWVNGYGACSGLVLAILLRVLVGEPVIGLPDILPLPWDKIQEDGHRYRLFPFRTAIMLITTGTILLVSRLAVFVSERRRNSEADADKNLHYMAALQTDVEEQERLNKEQTSLPSQGSNEHTDKC
- the LOC121505272 gene encoding high affinity choline transporter 1-like isoform X2 encodes the protein MVVGALFFVTPIRSKNYVTLMDPFQEKYGNTVAAFLFIPALIGDILWIACILGALGGTVSVVMDISSPLAVSISAAVAIIYTLMGGLYSVAYTDVIQLLLMLLGLWLCVPFILTSPSSANFTVAAVTKVYQEPWLGTLELEQSGRWIDDVLLIAFGGICYQAFYQRVLSTATDSQAKLTCYAGAVLCPILGIPSIIIGAAAASTNWNQTTFGTPSPYEQGKSGMILPIALQHLCPFFVSLIGMGALAASVMSSVDSALLSAASQLGRNIFKNIVYKQATEKMIIVVVKVSVFLCGLMGAGLAMTTRSIHLFWIVSADVLYSMMTPQVACIFYLKKWVNGYGACSGLVLAILLRVLVGEPVIGLPDILPLPWDKIQEDGHRYRLFPFRTAIMLITTGTILLVSRLAVFVSERRRNSEADADKNLHYMAALQTDVEEQERLNKEQTSLPSQGSNEHTDKC